Proteins encoded within one genomic window of Pongo abelii isolate AG06213 chromosome 18, NHGRI_mPonAbe1-v2.0_pri, whole genome shotgun sequence:
- the ATXN2L gene encoding ataxin-2-like protein isoform X8 yields MLKPQPPQQPSQPQQPPPTQQAVARRPPGGTSPPNGGLPGPLATSAAPPGPPTAASPCLGPVAAAGSGLRRGAEGILAPQPPPPQHQERPGAAAIGSARGQSTGKGPPQSPVFEGVYNNSRMLHFLTAVVGSTCDVKVKNGTTYEGIFKTLSSKFELAVDAVHRKASEPAGGPRREDIVDTMVFKPSDVMLVHFRNVDFNYATKDKFTDSAIAMNSKVNGEHKEKVLQRWEGGDSNSDDYDLESDMSNGWDPNEMFKFNEENYGVKTTYDSSLSSYTVPLEKDNSEEFRQRELRAAQLAREIESSPQYRLRIAMENDDGRTEEEKHSAVQRQGSGRESPSLASREGKYIPLPQRVREGPRGGVRCSSSRGGRPGLSSLPPRGPHHLDNNSPGPGSEARGINGGPSRMSPKAQRPLRGAKTLSSPSNRPSGETSVPPPPAVGRMYPPRSPKSAAPAPISASCPEPPIGSAVPTSSASIPVTSSVSDPGVGSISPASPKISLAPTDVKELSTKEPGRTLEPQELARIAGKVPGLQNEQKRFQLEELRKFGAQFKLQPSSSPENSLDPFPPRILKEEPKGKEKEVDVLLTSEPMGSPVSSKTESVSDKEDKPPLASAGGTEGPEQPPPPCPSQTGSPPVGLIKGEDKDEGPVAEQVKKSTLNPNAKEFNPTKPLLSVNKSTSTPTSPGPRTHSTPSIPVLTAGQSGLYSPQYISYIPQIHMGPAVQAPQMYPYPVSNSVPGQQGKYRGAKGSLPPQRSDQHQPASAPPMMQAAAAAGPPLVAATPYSSYIPYNPQQFPGQPAMMQPMAHYPSQPVFAPMLQSNPRMLTSGSHPQAIVSSSTPQYPSAEQPTPQALYATVHQSYPHHATQLHAHQPQPATTPTGSQPQSQHAAPSPVQHQAGQAPHLGSGQPQQNLYHPGALTGTPPSLPPGPSAQSPQSSFPQPAAVYAIHHQQLPHGFTNMAHVTQAHVQTGITAAPPPHPGAPHPPQVMLLHPPQSHGGPPQGAVPQSGVPALSASTPSPYPYIGHPQGEQPGQAPGFPGGADDRIPPLPPPGELKIVLAAT; encoded by the exons ATGTTGAAGCCTCAGCCGCCACAACAGCCCTCCCAGCCCCAGCAGCCGCCCCCCACGCAACAGGCCGTGGCCCGTCGGCCCCCCGGGGGCACCAGCCCTCCCAACGGCGGCCTCCCGGGGCCGCTGGCCACCTCTGCGGCTCCTCCCGGGCCTCCAACGGCCGCCTCCCCCTGCCTGGGGCCTGTGGCCGCTGCCGGGAGCGGGCTCCGCCGGGGAGCCGAAGGCATCTTGGcgccgcagccgccgccgccgcagcacCAGGAGAGGCCGGGGGCCGCAGCCATCGGCAGCGCCAG gGGACAGAGCACAGGAAAGGGACCCCCACAGTCACCT GTGTTTGAAGGCGTCTACAACAATTCCAGAATGCTGCATTTCCTTACAGCTGTTGTG GGCTCCACTTGTGATGTAAAGGTGAAAAATGGTACCACTTATGAGGGTATCTTCAAGACGCTAAGCTCAAAG TTTGAACTAGCCGTGGATGCTGTGCACCGGAAAGCATCTGAGCCAGCAGGTGGCCCTCGTCGGGAAGACATTGTGGACACCATGGTGTTTAAGCCAAGTGATGTCATGCTTGTTCACTTCCGAAATGTTGACTTCAATTACGCTACTAAAG ACAAGTTCACCGATTCAGCCATTGCCATGAACTCAAAAGTGAATGGGGAACACAAAGAGAAGGTGCTTCAGCGCTGGGAGGGGGGTGACAGCAACAGCGACGACTATGACCTCGAGTCTGACATG tcCAATGGATGGGACCCCAATGAAATGTTCAAGTTCAATGAGGAGAACTACGGTGTGAAGACTACCTATGATAGCAGTCTTTCTTCTTATAC GGTGCCCTTAGAAAAGGACAACTCAGAAGAGTTTCGTCAGCGAGAGCTGCGTGCGGCCCAGTTGGCTCGAGAGATTGAATCAAGCCCCCAGTACCGCCTGCGGATCGCCATGGAGAACGACGATGGGCGCACTGAAGAGGAGAAGCACAGTGCAGTCCAGCGGCAGGGCTCAGGGCGAGAGAGCCCCAGCTTGGCATCCAG GGAGGGGAAGTATATCCCTCTGCCTCAACGAGTCCGGGAAGGTCCCCGGGGAGGAGTTCGATGCAGCAGCTCTCGGGGTGGTCGGCCTGGCCTTAGCTCTTTGCCACCTCGTGGCCCTCACCATCTGGACAATAACAGCCCTGGCCCAGGTTCTGAGGCCCGTGGTATCAATGGAG gtcCTTCCCGCATGTCCCCAAAGGCACAGCGGCCTCTGAGAGGTGCCAAGACTCTGTCTTCGCCCAGTAATAGGCCTTCTGGAGAAACTTCTGTTCCACCTCCTCCTGCAG TGGGCCGGATGTATCCCCCGCGTTCTCCCAAGTCTGCTGCCCCTGCCCCAATCTCAGCTTCCTGTCCTGAGCCTCCCATCGGCTCGGCAGTGCCAACCTCTTCAGCCTCCATCCCTGTGACCTCATCAGTCTCAGATCCTGGAGTGGGCTCCATTTCCCCAGCTTCTCCAAAGATCTCCCTGGCCCCCACAGATG TAAAAGAACTCTCTACCAAGGAACCTGGAAGAACTCTGGAGCCCCAGGAGCTGGCTCGGATAGCTGGGAAAG TCCCCGGTCTTCAGAATGAACAGAAACGATTCCAACTGGAAGAACTGAGAAAGTTTGGGGCCCAGTTTAAG CTTCAGCCCAGTAGCTCCCCTGAGAACAGCCTGGATCCTTTTCCTCCCCGGATCTTAAAGGAGGAGcccaaaggaaaggagaaggaggttgATGTTCTGTTGACTTCAGAGCCCATGGGGTCTCCTGTCTCCTCCAAGACAGAGTCCGTATCGGATAAAGAGGACAAACCACCCCTGGCATCAGCAGGAGGCACTGAGGGGCCAGAGCAGCCCCCACCACCTTGCCCAAGCCAAACTGGCAGCCCCCCAGTGGGCCTCATCAAGGGAGAAGACAAAGATGAGGGCCCTGTTGCTGA ACAAGTAAAGAAATCAACGTTGAACCCTAATGCTAAGGAGTTCAATCCTACAAAGCCTCTGCTGTCTGTG AATAAATCCACCAGTACCCCAACTTCTCCGGGGCCCCGGACTCATTCAACTCCCTCCATCCCGGTGCTGACAGCAGGCCAGAGTGGGCTATACAGCCCCCAGTACATCTCATACATACCTCAGATCCACATGGGACCAGCTGTGCAG GCACCTCAAATGTATCCATATCCTGTATCCAATTCAGTGCCTGGGCAGCAGGGCAAGTACCGGGGAGCAAAAG gCTCCCTGCCTCCGCAGCGCTCGGACCAACACCAGCCAGCCTCAGCCCCGCCAATGATGCAGGCCGCCGCGGCTGCTGGCCCGCCTCTGGTGGCTGCCACGCCCTATTCTTCCTACATCCCCTACAACCCTCAGCAGTTCCCAGGCCAGCCGGCCATGATGCAGCCCATGGCCCACTACCCCTCACAG CCGGTGTTTGCCCCCATGCTTCAGAGCAACCCACGCATGCTGACATCGGGCAGCCATCCCCAGGCCATTGTGTCATCCTCTACCCCTCAGTACCCTTCTGCAGAGCAGCCCACCCCCCAGGCCCTTTATG CCACTGTTCACCAGTCCTACCCACACCATGCCACGCAGCTCCATGCCCACCAGCCGCAGCCAGCTACCACACCTACTGGAAGCCAGCCGCAGTCCCAGCATGCGGCCCCCAGTCCTGTCCAG CATCAGGCGGGGCAGGCCCCACACTTGGGCAGTGGACAGCCACAGCAGAATCTGTACCACCCAGGGGCCCTGACAGGCACGCCGCCCTCTCTGCCACCGGGACCTTCTGCCCAGTCCCCTCAGAGCAGCTTCCCCCAGCCAGCCGCTGTGTATGCCATCCACCACCAGCAGCTGCCCCACGGCTTCACCAATATGGCCCATGTTACCCAG GCCCATGTCCAAACTGGAATCACAGCAGCCCCGCCCCCTCACCCTGGGGCTCCCCACCCgccccaggtgatgctgctgcaCCCACCCCAGAGTCATGGGGGGCCCCCCCAAGGCGCGGTGCCCCAGAGTGGGGTGCCTGCACTCTCAGCTTCCACACCCTCACCCTACCCCTACATCGGACACCCCCAAGGTGAGCAGCCTGGCCAGGCGCCTGGATTTCCAGGAGGAGCCGATGACAGGATTC CTCCCCTTCCACCCCCCGGGGAACTGAAGATTGTCCTGGCCGCGACCTGA
- the ATXN2L gene encoding ataxin-2-like protein isoform X11, whose translation MLKPQPPQQPSQPQQPPPTQQAVARRPPGGTSPPNGGLPGPLATSAAPPGPPTAASPCLGPVAAAGSGLRRGAEGILAPQPPPPQHQERPGAAAIGSARGQSTGKGPPQSPVFEGVYNNSRMLHFLTAVVGSTCDVKVKNGTTYEGIFKTLSSKFELAVDAVHRKASEPAGGPRREDIVDTMVFKPSDVMLVHFRNVDFNYATKDKFTDSAIAMNSKVNGEHKEKVLQRWEGGDSNSDDYDLESDMSNGWDPNEMFKFNEENYGVKTTYDSSLSSYTVPLEKDNSEEFRQRELRAAQLAREIESSPQYRLRIAMENDDGRTEEEKHSAVQRQGSGRESPSLASREGKYIPLPQRVREGPRGGVRCSSSRGGRPGLSSLPPRGPHHLDNNSPGPGSEARGINGGPSRMSPKAQRPLRGAKTLSSPSNRPSGETSVPPPPAAPPFLPVGRMYPPRSPKSAAPAPISASCPEPPIGSAVPTSSASIPVTSSVSDPGVGSISPASPKISLAPTDVKELSTKEPGRTLEPQELARIAGKVPGLQNEQKRFQLEELRKFGAQFKLQPSSSPENSLDPFPPRILKEEPKGKEKEVDVLLTSEPMGSPVSSKTESVSDKEDKPPLASAGGTEGPEQPPPPCPSQTGSPPVGLIKGEDKDEGPVAEQVKKSTLNPNAKEFNPTKPLLSVNKSTSTPTSPGPRTHSTPSIPVLTAGQSGLYSPQYISYIPQIHMGPAVQAPQMYPYPVSNSVPGQQGKYRGAKGSLPPQRSDQHQPASAPPMMQAAAAAGPPLVAATPYSSYIPYNPQQFPGQPAMMQPMAHYPSQPVFAPMLQSNPRMLTSGSHPQAIVSSSTPQYPSAEQPTPQALYATVHQSYPHHATQLHAHQPQPATTPTGSQPQSQHAAPSPVQHQAGQAPHLGSGQPQQNLYHPGALTGTPPSLPPGPSAQSPQSSFPQPAAVYAIHHQQLPHGFTNMAHVTQAHVQTGITAAPPPHPGAPHPPQVMLLHPPQSHGGPPQGAVPQSGVPALSASTPSPYPYIGHPQAPLPPPGELKIVLAAT comes from the exons ATGTTGAAGCCTCAGCCGCCACAACAGCCCTCCCAGCCCCAGCAGCCGCCCCCCACGCAACAGGCCGTGGCCCGTCGGCCCCCCGGGGGCACCAGCCCTCCCAACGGCGGCCTCCCGGGGCCGCTGGCCACCTCTGCGGCTCCTCCCGGGCCTCCAACGGCCGCCTCCCCCTGCCTGGGGCCTGTGGCCGCTGCCGGGAGCGGGCTCCGCCGGGGAGCCGAAGGCATCTTGGcgccgcagccgccgccgccgcagcacCAGGAGAGGCCGGGGGCCGCAGCCATCGGCAGCGCCAG gGGACAGAGCACAGGAAAGGGACCCCCACAGTCACCT GTGTTTGAAGGCGTCTACAACAATTCCAGAATGCTGCATTTCCTTACAGCTGTTGTG GGCTCCACTTGTGATGTAAAGGTGAAAAATGGTACCACTTATGAGGGTATCTTCAAGACGCTAAGCTCAAAG TTTGAACTAGCCGTGGATGCTGTGCACCGGAAAGCATCTGAGCCAGCAGGTGGCCCTCGTCGGGAAGACATTGTGGACACCATGGTGTTTAAGCCAAGTGATGTCATGCTTGTTCACTTCCGAAATGTTGACTTCAATTACGCTACTAAAG ACAAGTTCACCGATTCAGCCATTGCCATGAACTCAAAAGTGAATGGGGAACACAAAGAGAAGGTGCTTCAGCGCTGGGAGGGGGGTGACAGCAACAGCGACGACTATGACCTCGAGTCTGACATG tcCAATGGATGGGACCCCAATGAAATGTTCAAGTTCAATGAGGAGAACTACGGTGTGAAGACTACCTATGATAGCAGTCTTTCTTCTTATAC GGTGCCCTTAGAAAAGGACAACTCAGAAGAGTTTCGTCAGCGAGAGCTGCGTGCGGCCCAGTTGGCTCGAGAGATTGAATCAAGCCCCCAGTACCGCCTGCGGATCGCCATGGAGAACGACGATGGGCGCACTGAAGAGGAGAAGCACAGTGCAGTCCAGCGGCAGGGCTCAGGGCGAGAGAGCCCCAGCTTGGCATCCAG GGAGGGGAAGTATATCCCTCTGCCTCAACGAGTCCGGGAAGGTCCCCGGGGAGGAGTTCGATGCAGCAGCTCTCGGGGTGGTCGGCCTGGCCTTAGCTCTTTGCCACCTCGTGGCCCTCACCATCTGGACAATAACAGCCCTGGCCCAGGTTCTGAGGCCCGTGGTATCAATGGAG gtcCTTCCCGCATGTCCCCAAAGGCACAGCGGCCTCTGAGAGGTGCCAAGACTCTGTCTTCGCCCAGTAATAGGCCTTCTGGAGAAACTTCTGTTCCACCTCCTCCTGCAG CTCCCCCTTTTCTTCCAGTGGGCCGGATGTATCCCCCGCGTTCTCCCAAGTCTGCTGCCCCTGCCCCAATCTCAGCTTCCTGTCCTGAGCCTCCCATCGGCTCGGCAGTGCCAACCTCTTCAGCCTCCATCCCTGTGACCTCATCAGTCTCAGATCCTGGAGTGGGCTCCATTTCCCCAGCTTCTCCAAAGATCTCCCTGGCCCCCACAGATG TAAAAGAACTCTCTACCAAGGAACCTGGAAGAACTCTGGAGCCCCAGGAGCTGGCTCGGATAGCTGGGAAAG TCCCCGGTCTTCAGAATGAACAGAAACGATTCCAACTGGAAGAACTGAGAAAGTTTGGGGCCCAGTTTAAG CTTCAGCCCAGTAGCTCCCCTGAGAACAGCCTGGATCCTTTTCCTCCCCGGATCTTAAAGGAGGAGcccaaaggaaaggagaaggaggttgATGTTCTGTTGACTTCAGAGCCCATGGGGTCTCCTGTCTCCTCCAAGACAGAGTCCGTATCGGATAAAGAGGACAAACCACCCCTGGCATCAGCAGGAGGCACTGAGGGGCCAGAGCAGCCCCCACCACCTTGCCCAAGCCAAACTGGCAGCCCCCCAGTGGGCCTCATCAAGGGAGAAGACAAAGATGAGGGCCCTGTTGCTGA ACAAGTAAAGAAATCAACGTTGAACCCTAATGCTAAGGAGTTCAATCCTACAAAGCCTCTGCTGTCTGTG AATAAATCCACCAGTACCCCAACTTCTCCGGGGCCCCGGACTCATTCAACTCCCTCCATCCCGGTGCTGACAGCAGGCCAGAGTGGGCTATACAGCCCCCAGTACATCTCATACATACCTCAGATCCACATGGGACCAGCTGTGCAG GCACCTCAAATGTATCCATATCCTGTATCCAATTCAGTGCCTGGGCAGCAGGGCAAGTACCGGGGAGCAAAAG gCTCCCTGCCTCCGCAGCGCTCGGACCAACACCAGCCAGCCTCAGCCCCGCCAATGATGCAGGCCGCCGCGGCTGCTGGCCCGCCTCTGGTGGCTGCCACGCCCTATTCTTCCTACATCCCCTACAACCCTCAGCAGTTCCCAGGCCAGCCGGCCATGATGCAGCCCATGGCCCACTACCCCTCACAG CCGGTGTTTGCCCCCATGCTTCAGAGCAACCCACGCATGCTGACATCGGGCAGCCATCCCCAGGCCATTGTGTCATCCTCTACCCCTCAGTACCCTTCTGCAGAGCAGCCCACCCCCCAGGCCCTTTATG CCACTGTTCACCAGTCCTACCCACACCATGCCACGCAGCTCCATGCCCACCAGCCGCAGCCAGCTACCACACCTACTGGAAGCCAGCCGCAGTCCCAGCATGCGGCCCCCAGTCCTGTCCAG CATCAGGCGGGGCAGGCCCCACACTTGGGCAGTGGACAGCCACAGCAGAATCTGTACCACCCAGGGGCCCTGACAGGCACGCCGCCCTCTCTGCCACCGGGACCTTCTGCCCAGTCCCCTCAGAGCAGCTTCCCCCAGCCAGCCGCTGTGTATGCCATCCACCACCAGCAGCTGCCCCACGGCTTCACCAATATGGCCCATGTTACCCAG GCCCATGTCCAAACTGGAATCACAGCAGCCCCGCCCCCTCACCCTGGGGCTCCCCACCCgccccaggtgatgctgctgcaCCCACCCCAGAGTCATGGGGGGCCCCCCCAAGGCGCGGTGCCCCAGAGTGGGGTGCCTGCACTCTCAGCTTCCACACCCTCACCCTACCCCTACATCGGACACCCCCAAG CTCCCCTTCCACCCCCCGGGGAACTGAAGATTGTCCTGGCCGCGACCTGA
- the ATXN2L gene encoding ataxin-2-like protein isoform X24, with the protein MAFAAALSPSPASGPLFALNRRLHQPATSRVTWRLVIPAEGQSTGKGPPQSPVFEGVYNNSRMLHFLTAVVGSTCDVKVKNGTTYEGIFKTLSSKFELAVDAVHRKASEPAGGPRREDIVDTMVFKPSDVMLVHFRNVDFNYATKDKFTDSAIAMNSKVNGEHKEKVLQRWEGGDSNSDDYDLESDMSNGWDPNEMFKFNEENYGVKTTYDSSLSSYTVPLEKDNSEEFRQRELRAAQLAREIESSPQYRLRIAMENDDGRTEEEKHSAVQRQGSGRESPSLASREGKYIPLPQRVREGPRGGVRCSSSRGGRPGLSSLPPRGPHHLDNNSPGPGSEARGINGGPSRMSPKAQRPLRGAKTLSSPSNRPSGETSVPPPPAAPPFLPVGRMYPPRSPKSAAPAPISASCPEPPIGSAVPTSSASIPVTSSVSDPGVGSISPASPKISLAPTDVKELSTKEPGRTLEPQELARIAGKVPGLQNEQKRFQLEELRKFGAQFKLQPSSSPENSLDPFPPRILKEEPKGKEKEVDVLLTSEPMGSPVSSKTESVSDKEDKPPLASAGGTEGPEQPPPPCPSQTGSPPVGLIKGEDKDEGPVAEQVKKSTLNPNAKEFNPTKPLLSVNKSTSTPTSPGPRTHSTPSIPVLTAGQSGLYSPQYISYIPQIHMGPAVQAPQMYPYPVSNSVPGQQGKYRGAKGSLPPQRSDQHQPASAPPMMQAAAAAGPPLVAATPYSSYIPYNPQQFPGQPAMMQPMAHYPSQPVFAPMLQSNPRMLTSGSHPQAIVSSSTPQYPSAEQPTPQALYATVHQSYPHHATQLHAHQPQPATTPTGSQPQSQHAAPSPVQHQAGQAPHLGSGQPQQNLYHPGALTGTPPSLPPGPSAQSPQSSFPQPAAVYAIHHQQLPHGFTNMAHVTQAHVQTGITAAPPPHPGAPHPPQVMLLHPPQSHGGPPQGAVPQSGVPALSASTPSPYPYIGHPQAPLPPPGELKIVLAAT; encoded by the exons ATGGCTTTTGCGGCTGCGCTGTCCCCCAGCCCCGCCAGCGGCCCCCTTTTCGCCCTCAACCGCCGGTTACATCAGCCAGCGACGAGCAGGGTTACCTGGAGATTGGTGATCCCCGCAGA gGGACAGAGCACAGGAAAGGGACCCCCACAGTCACCT GTGTTTGAAGGCGTCTACAACAATTCCAGAATGCTGCATTTCCTTACAGCTGTTGTG GGCTCCACTTGTGATGTAAAGGTGAAAAATGGTACCACTTATGAGGGTATCTTCAAGACGCTAAGCTCAAAG TTTGAACTAGCCGTGGATGCTGTGCACCGGAAAGCATCTGAGCCAGCAGGTGGCCCTCGTCGGGAAGACATTGTGGACACCATGGTGTTTAAGCCAAGTGATGTCATGCTTGTTCACTTCCGAAATGTTGACTTCAATTACGCTACTAAAG ACAAGTTCACCGATTCAGCCATTGCCATGAACTCAAAAGTGAATGGGGAACACAAAGAGAAGGTGCTTCAGCGCTGGGAGGGGGGTGACAGCAACAGCGACGACTATGACCTCGAGTCTGACATG tcCAATGGATGGGACCCCAATGAAATGTTCAAGTTCAATGAGGAGAACTACGGTGTGAAGACTACCTATGATAGCAGTCTTTCTTCTTATAC GGTGCCCTTAGAAAAGGACAACTCAGAAGAGTTTCGTCAGCGAGAGCTGCGTGCGGCCCAGTTGGCTCGAGAGATTGAATCAAGCCCCCAGTACCGCCTGCGGATCGCCATGGAGAACGACGATGGGCGCACTGAAGAGGAGAAGCACAGTGCAGTCCAGCGGCAGGGCTCAGGGCGAGAGAGCCCCAGCTTGGCATCCAG GGAGGGGAAGTATATCCCTCTGCCTCAACGAGTCCGGGAAGGTCCCCGGGGAGGAGTTCGATGCAGCAGCTCTCGGGGTGGTCGGCCTGGCCTTAGCTCTTTGCCACCTCGTGGCCCTCACCATCTGGACAATAACAGCCCTGGCCCAGGTTCTGAGGCCCGTGGTATCAATGGAG gtcCTTCCCGCATGTCCCCAAAGGCACAGCGGCCTCTGAGAGGTGCCAAGACTCTGTCTTCGCCCAGTAATAGGCCTTCTGGAGAAACTTCTGTTCCACCTCCTCCTGCAG CTCCCCCTTTTCTTCCAGTGGGCCGGATGTATCCCCCGCGTTCTCCCAAGTCTGCTGCCCCTGCCCCAATCTCAGCTTCCTGTCCTGAGCCTCCCATCGGCTCGGCAGTGCCAACCTCTTCAGCCTCCATCCCTGTGACCTCATCAGTCTCAGATCCTGGAGTGGGCTCCATTTCCCCAGCTTCTCCAAAGATCTCCCTGGCCCCCACAGATG TAAAAGAACTCTCTACCAAGGAACCTGGAAGAACTCTGGAGCCCCAGGAGCTGGCTCGGATAGCTGGGAAAG TCCCCGGTCTTCAGAATGAACAGAAACGATTCCAACTGGAAGAACTGAGAAAGTTTGGGGCCCAGTTTAAG CTTCAGCCCAGTAGCTCCCCTGAGAACAGCCTGGATCCTTTTCCTCCCCGGATCTTAAAGGAGGAGcccaaaggaaaggagaaggaggttgATGTTCTGTTGACTTCAGAGCCCATGGGGTCTCCTGTCTCCTCCAAGACAGAGTCCGTATCGGATAAAGAGGACAAACCACCCCTGGCATCAGCAGGAGGCACTGAGGGGCCAGAGCAGCCCCCACCACCTTGCCCAAGCCAAACTGGCAGCCCCCCAGTGGGCCTCATCAAGGGAGAAGACAAAGATGAGGGCCCTGTTGCTGA ACAAGTAAAGAAATCAACGTTGAACCCTAATGCTAAGGAGTTCAATCCTACAAAGCCTCTGCTGTCTGTG AATAAATCCACCAGTACCCCAACTTCTCCGGGGCCCCGGACTCATTCAACTCCCTCCATCCCGGTGCTGACAGCAGGCCAGAGTGGGCTATACAGCCCCCAGTACATCTCATACATACCTCAGATCCACATGGGACCAGCTGTGCAG GCACCTCAAATGTATCCATATCCTGTATCCAATTCAGTGCCTGGGCAGCAGGGCAAGTACCGGGGAGCAAAAG gCTCCCTGCCTCCGCAGCGCTCGGACCAACACCAGCCAGCCTCAGCCCCGCCAATGATGCAGGCCGCCGCGGCTGCTGGCCCGCCTCTGGTGGCTGCCACGCCCTATTCTTCCTACATCCCCTACAACCCTCAGCAGTTCCCAGGCCAGCCGGCCATGATGCAGCCCATGGCCCACTACCCCTCACAG CCGGTGTTTGCCCCCATGCTTCAGAGCAACCCACGCATGCTGACATCGGGCAGCCATCCCCAGGCCATTGTGTCATCCTCTACCCCTCAGTACCCTTCTGCAGAGCAGCCCACCCCCCAGGCCCTTTATG CCACTGTTCACCAGTCCTACCCACACCATGCCACGCAGCTCCATGCCCACCAGCCGCAGCCAGCTACCACACCTACTGGAAGCCAGCCGCAGTCCCAGCATGCGGCCCCCAGTCCTGTCCAG CATCAGGCGGGGCAGGCCCCACACTTGGGCAGTGGACAGCCACAGCAGAATCTGTACCACCCAGGGGCCCTGACAGGCACGCCGCCCTCTCTGCCACCGGGACCTTCTGCCCAGTCCCCTCAGAGCAGCTTCCCCCAGCCAGCCGCTGTGTATGCCATCCACCACCAGCAGCTGCCCCACGGCTTCACCAATATGGCCCATGTTACCCAG GCCCATGTCCAAACTGGAATCACAGCAGCCCCGCCCCCTCACCCTGGGGCTCCCCACCCgccccaggtgatgctgctgcaCCCACCCCAGAGTCATGGGGGGCCCCCCCAAGGCGCGGTGCCCCAGAGTGGGGTGCCTGCACTCTCAGCTTCCACACCCTCACCCTACCCCTACATCGGACACCCCCAAG CTCCCCTTCCACCCCCCGGGGAACTGAAGATTGTCCTGGCCGCGACCTGA